Proteins encoded in a region of the Enoplosus armatus isolate fEnoArm2 chromosome 16, fEnoArm2.hap1, whole genome shotgun sequence genome:
- the ppt1 gene encoding palmitoyl-protein thioesterase 1 → MTGALLCFLLAGPVLLVAGSPVYNSNNGTVPLVLWHGMGDSCCNPLSMGAIKKMIEEEISGIYVLSLMIGKNVIQDTENGFFMDVNEQVSMVCSQLAQDPKLKEGYNAMGFSQGAQFLRAVAQRCPSPPMKTLISVGGQHQGVYGLPRCPGESSNICDMIRKALNSGAYTDMVQKHLVQAQYWHDPLNDDLYKKHSLFLADINQERAVNETYKKNLQLLEKFVMVKFLQDSVVDPVDTEWFGFLKTGQAKETETLQESVLYTEDRLGLAAMDKAGKLAFLASDGDHLQFTREWFNEHLLPYLH, encoded by the exons ATGACGGGAGCCcttctgtgtttcctcctgGCTGGTCCAGTGCTGCTGGTCGCTGGCAGCCCAGTTTATAACTCCAACAATGGGACCGTACCACTGGTGCTGTGGCATGGGATGG GTGACAGCTGTTGTAACCCACTCAGCATGGGGGCGATAAAGAAGATGATTGAAGAGGAGATCTCTGGCATTTATGTGCTCTCGCTGATGATTGGAAAGAATGTCATTCAG GACACAGAAAATGGGTTTTTCATGGATGTGAATGAGCAGGTGTCCATGGTGTGCAGTCAGCTGGCTCAGGACCCAAAGTTGAAGGAAGGATACAATGCTATGGGCTTCTCCCAGGGGGCACAATTTCT GAGAGCTGTGGCTCAGCGCTGTCCCTCTCCACCAATGAAAACCCTGATCTCCGTTGGTGGCCAACACCAAG GTGTGTACGGGCTGCCCAGGTGTCCCGGAGAGAGCTCCAACATCTGTGACATGATACGCAAAGCTTTGAACAGCGGAGCTTACACTGACATGGTCCAAAAACA CCTGGTGCAGGCCCAGTACTGGCACGACCCCTTAAATGACGACCTGTACAAGAAGCACAGCCTCTTCCTGGCCGACATCAATCAGGAGAGG GCCGTGAATGAGACTTACAAGAAGAATCTTCAGTTGCTGGAGAAGTTCGTCATGGTCAAGTTTCTGCAGGACTCCGTAGTGGATCCTGTTGATACAGAG TGGTTCGGCTTCCTGAAAACCGGCCAGGCCAAAGAGACTGAAACTCTCCAGGAGAGCGTTCTCTACACAGAG GACCGTCTGGGCCTGGCAGCGATGGACAAGGCTGGAAAGCTGGCTTTTCTGGCAAGTGACGGAGACCACCTCCAGTTTACCAGAGAGTGGTTCAACGAACACCTGCTGCCTTATTTGCACTAG
- the rragcb gene encoding ras-related GTP binding Cb isoform X2 produces MSIQYEDPALTGSYDVVGSFPKSFGYGVEEPDMEESSTSADKPRILLMGLRRSGKSSIQKIWDFPGQVDFFDPTFDSEMIFKGTGALIFVIDAQDDYVEALVRLHLTVSRAYKVNPDINFEVFIHKVDGLSDDHKIETQRDIHQRANDDLADASLEKLHLSFYLTSIYDHSIFEAFSKVVQKLIPQLPTLENLLNIFISHSGIEKAFLFDVVSKIYIATDSSPVDMQSYELCCDMIDVVIDVSCIYGLMEDGGGCAYDKESLAIIKLNNTTVLYLKEVTKFLALVCILREESFERKGLIEYNFHCFRKAIHEVFEVGASPQDVSSSGTNLTGLQYAALNGSAV; encoded by the exons ATGTCTATACAGTATGAGGACCCTGCGTTGACGGGGAGTTACGATGTTGTGGGGTCGTTTCCCAAAAGTTTTGGCTATGGGGTGGAGGAGCCCGACATGGAGGAGAGCTCCACATCAGCTGACAAACCGAGAATACTGCTGATGGGACTGAGGCGGAGTGGCAAGTCATCTATCCAGAAG ATCTGGGACTTTCCTGGCCAGGTGGACTTCTTCGACCCCACGTTTGACAGTGAGATGATCTTCAAGGGAACCGGCGCTTTGATCTTTGTCATTGATGCTCAG GATGACTACGTCGAGGCTCTCGTGCGGTTACATCTCACCGTATCTAGAGCCTACAAAGTGAATCCAGACATCAACTTTGAGGTGTTCATCCATAAAGTGGACGGCCTGTCGGATGACCACAAgatagaaacacaaagagacattCATCAGAGGGCCAACGACGATCTGGCAGATGCCAGCCTGGAGAAGCTTCACCTCAG CTTCTACCTAACCAGCATCTACGACCACTCCATATTCGAGGCCTTCAGTAAAGTCGTCCAGAAGCTCATTCCTCAGTTACCGACGTTGGAGAAccttttgaacattttcatatCT CATTCTGGGATTGAGAAAGCCTTCCTGTTCGACGTTGTTAGCAAGATTTACATCGCCACAGACAGCTCCCCTGTGGACATGCAGTCCTACGAACTCTGCTGCGATATGATAGACGTCGTCATTGATGTTTCCTGCATTTACGG ACTGATGGAGGATGGCGGCGGCTGTGCCTACGACAAGGAGTCTTTGGCTATCATCAAGCTCAACAACACCACGGTGCTTTATTTGAAAGAGGTCACAAAGTTCCTCGCGCTCGTCTGCATCCTCAGAGAGGAGAGCTTCGAGAGGAAAG GTTTGATAGAGTACAATTTTCATTGCTTCCGAAAAGCCATCCACGAAGTGTTTGAAGTCGGCGCTTCGCCACAAGACGTCAGCTCGTCCGGCACCAACCTGACTGGCCTGCAGTACGCCGCACTGAACGGAAGCGCTGTTTAA
- the rragcb gene encoding ras-related GTP binding Cb isoform X1 — MSIQYEDPALTGSYDVVGSFPKSFGYGVEEPDMEESSTSADKPRILLMGLRRSGKSSIQKVVFHKMSPNETLFLESTNKIYKDDISSSSFVNFQIWDFPGQVDFFDPTFDSEMIFKGTGALIFVIDAQDDYVEALVRLHLTVSRAYKVNPDINFEVFIHKVDGLSDDHKIETQRDIHQRANDDLADASLEKLHLSFYLTSIYDHSIFEAFSKVVQKLIPQLPTLENLLNIFISHSGIEKAFLFDVVSKIYIATDSSPVDMQSYELCCDMIDVVIDVSCIYGLMEDGGGCAYDKESLAIIKLNNTTVLYLKEVTKFLALVCILREESFERKGLIEYNFHCFRKAIHEVFEVGASPQDVSSSGTNLTGLQYAALNGSAV, encoded by the exons ATGTCTATACAGTATGAGGACCCTGCGTTGACGGGGAGTTACGATGTTGTGGGGTCGTTTCCCAAAAGTTTTGGCTATGGGGTGGAGGAGCCCGACATGGAGGAGAGCTCCACATCAGCTGACAAACCGAGAATACTGCTGATGGGACTGAGGCGGAGTGGCAAGTCATCTATCCAGAAG GTTGTATTCCACAAGATGTCACCCAATGAGACGCTGTTCCTCGAGAGCACCAACAAAATCTACAAGGACGacatctccagcagctccttcgTCAACTTCCAGATCTGGGACTTTCCTGGCCAGGTGGACTTCTTCGACCCCACGTTTGACAGTGAGATGATCTTCAAGGGAACCGGCGCTTTGATCTTTGTCATTGATGCTCAG GATGACTACGTCGAGGCTCTCGTGCGGTTACATCTCACCGTATCTAGAGCCTACAAAGTGAATCCAGACATCAACTTTGAGGTGTTCATCCATAAAGTGGACGGCCTGTCGGATGACCACAAgatagaaacacaaagagacattCATCAGAGGGCCAACGACGATCTGGCAGATGCCAGCCTGGAGAAGCTTCACCTCAG CTTCTACCTAACCAGCATCTACGACCACTCCATATTCGAGGCCTTCAGTAAAGTCGTCCAGAAGCTCATTCCTCAGTTACCGACGTTGGAGAAccttttgaacattttcatatCT CATTCTGGGATTGAGAAAGCCTTCCTGTTCGACGTTGTTAGCAAGATTTACATCGCCACAGACAGCTCCCCTGTGGACATGCAGTCCTACGAACTCTGCTGCGATATGATAGACGTCGTCATTGATGTTTCCTGCATTTACGG ACTGATGGAGGATGGCGGCGGCTGTGCCTACGACAAGGAGTCTTTGGCTATCATCAAGCTCAACAACACCACGGTGCTTTATTTGAAAGAGGTCACAAAGTTCCTCGCGCTCGTCTGCATCCTCAGAGAGGAGAGCTTCGAGAGGAAAG GTTTGATAGAGTACAATTTTCATTGCTTCCGAAAAGCCATCCACGAAGTGTTTGAAGTCGGCGCTTCGCCACAAGACGTCAGCTCGTCCGGCACCAACCTGACTGGCCTGCAGTACGCCGCACTGAACGGAAGCGCTGTTTAA
- the cap1 gene encoding adenylyl cyclase-associated protein 1 yields MAELASLVQRLEVAVGRLESMSAPGGSAGDSAGGAVSVYVEAFDEIVSGPVAQYVALSQKIGGDVQKHAEMMKEAFACERNLLTTASSSQRPSDAVLTTLLQPVSKAILQVQTFREHNRTSALFNHLSAVSESVPALGWVAMAPKPCPYVKEMQDAAMFYTNRVLKEFKEKDKAHADWVKALVSIWTEMQDYIKKHHTTGLTWSKTGPIAAASAAPPPAPAGGCPPPPPPGPPPPPMDLSGPSGGGGGDADNRNALFAAINKGSDITRGLKHVGDNDKTHKNPALRGQGAPVRTGPKPFASPTPRPAASATPTRTLPPVFERDGKKWKVENQEGVQDLVIKDTELKQVVYAYKCNKSTLQVNGKINSITVDNCNKMGLVFDHVVGIVDIINCKDVKVQVIGKVPTISINKTDGCHIYLSNDSLSCEIVSAKSSEMNILVPNKDGEFTELPVPEQFKTIWDGKKLVTTATEIAG; encoded by the exons ATGGCTGAGTTGGCGAGTCTGGTGCAGCGGCTGGAGGTGGCGGTGGGTCGCCTGGAGTCCATGTCAGCCCCTGGAGGCAGCGCTGGAGATTCTGCTGGGGGAG CTGTATCTGTGTACGTCGAGGCCTTTGACGAGATCGTCAGCGGCCCTGTGGCCCAGTACGTCGCCCTCAGCCAGAAGATCGGGGGTGATGTCCAGAAACAT gcAGAAATGATGAAGGAGGCTTTCGCCTGCGAGAGAAACCTCCTCACaacagcctcctcctcccagaGGCCCTCTGAT GCAGTTCTGACGACTCTCCTGCAGCCGGTGTCCAAAGCGATCCTGCAGGTGCAGACGTTTCGCGAGCACAACCGCACCTCAGCGCTTTTCAaccatctctctgctgtgagCGAGAGCGTGCCTGCCCTCGGCTGGGTCGCCATG GCTCCTAAACCGTGCCCCTATGTTAAAGAGATGCAGGATGCAGCCATGTTTTACACCAACCGTGTGCTCAAGGAGTTCAAGGAAAA GGACAAGGCACATGCGGACTGGGTGAAGGCCCTCGTCTCCATCTGGACTGAGATGCAAGACTACATCAAAAAGCACCACACCACCGGACTCACCTGGAGCAAGACT GGTCCCATAGCTGCAGCCTCTGCAGCTCCCCCCCCTGCTCCTGCTGGTGGAtgtcctcccccacctccccctggacctcctcctccccccatgGACTTGAGCGGACCCTCTGGTGGCGGCGGTGGCGATGCTGACAATCGGAACGCTTTGTTCGCCGCCATCAACAAGGGATCGGACATCACCCGGG GCCTGAAGCATGTGGGCGACAATGACAAGACCCACAAGAATCCTGCCCTGAGGGGTCAGGGTGCTCCAGTACGTACCGGACCCAAACCTTTCGCTTCCCCCACTCCCCGACCTGCTGCGTCTGCCACCCCGACCCGCACGCTGCCCCCTGTGTTTGAGCGGGACGGGAAGAAGTGGAAAGTG GAGAACCAAGAGGGAGTGCAGGACCTGGTGATCAAAGACACTGAGCTGAAACAAGTGGTTTATGCTTATAAGTGTAACAAGAGCACCCTGCAGGTCAATGGCAAAATCAACTCCATCACTGTAG aCAACTGTAACAAAATGGGCCTGGTGTTTGATCATGTCGTGGGCATCGTAGATATCATCAACTGCAAGGATGTCAAGGTCCAG GTGATCGGTAAGGTCCCCACCATCTCCATCAACAAGACGGACGGTTGCCACATCTACCTGAGCAACGACTCTCTGAGCTGCGAGATCGTCAGCGCCAAGAGCTCGGAGATGAACATCCTGGTACCCAACAAAGACGGAGAATTC acggAGCTCCCGGTTCCTGAGCAGTTCAAGACCATCTGGGACGGCAAGAAGCTCGTTACCACAGCAACAGAGATCGCCGGATAG